In the genome of Mytilus edulis chromosome 14, xbMytEdul2.2, whole genome shotgun sequence, the window aaaaaaattaaaataaatgatgtCAATAAATACTTTAGAACTTATAACGATAGAAAAAATAGTTGTCATATGCCGTagtttacatcatgtacatagtgTTGACATTAGAGATGTCACGTCACGTCACGTCTCGTCCGGCATTTTTTATGATATCTAAATAACCATTTAAATCAGTTGATAAATTTCTTTGCTCTAAAATTTCTTCATTAACAAGGTAAATATCGTGTaaagaaaaatcaaaagataagATGACATTTTTTTCTAGTATTGGTGTTGTCAGCTGAACTAAAACATCTCTAATGTCAACACTATGTAAACTAAGACATATGTCTACTATTCTTTCTATGGTTAtaatttataatgttttcatattaatatactatttttttttcttcaaaaaatagaCACGACGTGATGTTCAGATGGAATCactatcttcttcttcttcttcttcttcttcttctcctCCTTCGTCGGAGCTCTCCGAGAAGAGAATTTTCTTCTTTTGTCTCCAACCACCACTCTAAAAGAATATAAGATACAAATAAGACACAACTTTCATTTAAAGACAGACGTATTAAATGACAGTAACAATTTTGTTTTCCTCAATTCACATATGAAACTTATTAAGCGTAAATGCATATTAATGCTTACATACACTACAGTTATATGTCTCGTGGGAATTATACACATGTCAACAATACCATGCATTACATATGTTAAACAACATGAAAGTGCAAAAAATAATAGTGCATGTGCTATACAACACAGATTTCCTTTAACGGATAAAGTTTACATTGGTGTATGTGACGATAATATGGAAGTAAATCTGTATGCAGAATTGATTGATCATACCATTCAACTTTCACGACGTCAATGGAAATATTTAAAGAGGACTGTGCCATTCATAGACCGTTTGTTGAGATTAAAACGTATGACTAAATGAATACTTACTGTGCCTTCTCCTGCTTGGTCTGAGATAAAGGGATTCGGCTTCTGTTTCTTTGATTTCTGTAAAAGAAACAAGTTACTTTACTATGTATCGTTTACGTTTcatatgataaaagaaaataatatgatttagttttcgttttgttttatattccattacaaaaaaaaaaatgatcgttGAAAGATAAGAATTATTTTcgttaaatcttttattttttttcctaccTTATTTGTCTGGACTTCTTCCTCATCTCCTTCTTCAACCTTGCGTTTATCACCTTTTTTCTGAAATGTATAGacagatatatttatatagaaaacaataacattCGATGTTAAATGATGATAGAATGTTTATTTGCTTTAGAAAAACAGTTTGGaaactttaatttctaaaatacttatatatttttaactatttaacAGAAAATATATAGATTTGTGGaaataaaacacacacacacacacacacaaacactcACTTTTGCTGCTTTCTCTTGGTTTTTATTACCGCTTGCTTTGTCCTGGAAACAAAATAGAATGTATTAACGTCTTCATTCAAGTAAAAAGAATTCTATCATGCATTTTAATCAATTCAccttaaaatttcaaaatctgCACAGAAAACTGATGACAAACTAATTCGTGTAATTAAAATCATTTGTGACTATAAAATACTTTAACCGTTATATACTGCATATAGGTTTAATTGCTTACTTTAATTACTTTTTGATTTaaatggggagttgtctcatgggcGCTCATGCCACATCCTCGTATTTATATTCCTTCATATTACAGATTATTATCATAAAATGAACTTACCCTTTTCTCCAGCTCTTTCTTCATCGACTCCATTCTTTTCATTATGAGTGCAAGTTTACCCCACTCATCAGTTCCAAGGCATATCCCCGAACCAAATTCGTcttttttttcaagataaatataaaaaaaatcctcatgTTTTTTAACCTTAACAACCTTACCCCGTCCAAAGGTCTGGTAAAAGTAGTTGTCGCCCTTCTTATTATTTAGGTATACCATTGTTGAAGTCGATATGACATACAAGACTTATTCCAGTGCTTATATACAAGAAAGTGCGGGCGGttgtaaaaataattattatctttAATTACTAATTATCACAATTAATGTCAAAGACAAAGGTCTGTAAAGTATTCAACATTCTCTAGTACACGCAGTATAATTATTTTATCGTATAACTCCTTCGCTGGATATGATGTTTTCCAACGGACTGGCTTCCCACGAGTATATGGACTTCGCTCATTGTTCAcatgcatgaaggaaaaaaaaaacaacgaggAACTGCTatctaatttctttttttatttcaacaaaaaaacaattatgaaatttaatatataatatatacatcatCAGACATCTTCTTAAAATCAGTAAgttaagaaagaaagaaaaaaaaagcctcAAATATTCttacatgaaaatgaatatataatagatctaataaaaattcatcacaaaaaaaacttttaccaTAAATAAGTTAACTCCATTTAATGCtataatcttttttttcatacttaaagtaaaacattattgaaaacaaaatatattaaccaCTTACTAGAAAGCTTCAAATTTCCAAAATTTCTTTTCTGTTAacttatgaaatattttgtttgcaattgtttttaCCATAAATTTTTATTCTaacataaacatttataaatatatatatatatatatatatacatgcatcatGAATTAAAGCACCTTCTTAAATACTtacaatgtaaaatgtaaaacatttggaTTTCTAGTAAATGAGATCTGACTTTgttgaacgaaaatgaatatatttaacagagaaaaaaaaatcatcacagAAAACTTTAActgtaaaatttgaattttttttttattgcttttataCTTAAAATCCAAAACATATTcgtaacaatataaaaaaaaaaatatgtaagctTCAAATTCTCCAAATTTCTTTTCTAATATGAaccatttttttgtatatacaaaccgtatatatatatataaaacgtataTACATCATAAAGCACCTTCTTGAATACttggaatgtaaaaaaaaaagtcacattTGGATTTCTTGTTAATGtatttcaatataaacatttctataaaaacatatataaatatatacataaagcACCTTCttgaatatttgaagaaaaaaaaaacattcggaTTACTTGTCAATGAGATCATGGTTTTGTTTTGCatcaaaaatgaatatttaacagaagaaaaaaaaatcatcacagAAAACTTTACCCGTATATAAGCTACCTTGACTTAACGATATAATGAAAAATCTTTGagtgtttctttttatatttaaattcaaaacataCTAATATTATTCAAAAAGATATTAATTGCGTACACGGTAACTTTCTTATTTCCCAAGTTTCCTTTTTGATATTAACTATtttatgtgtatttgtttttacaataaaCCCTTCAAAGTCCATCAACCCGAGGGAAAAAAACCACTATAAGACAAACAGTATTTGCACTAAGATCATGCATCTTGATATGTAAACAATACATTATTGTCCTTTAAATCAATCATATTTTGTATTGAAACACAACAGACTATCTCCGATATATAATAAAATGCATGTTATCATTAATCAAAGGTAAAGAAACAATTATACATgtaggtaataaaaaaaattgtcataacAATAGATTATTGATCACGTTAAACATgaactaagaaaaaaaaaaggattacaCACATTTATCATTCTATTGATATAAGAAGTAAAGCAAGGTCTTCaaaatcaatttattaaaatGGAAGAACTGGATGAAATAACGACAGAGTTTGGCTTTTCCGTCTTTCCTTCGTGTGAATTAGTGGATTTCTTGTTCTTCTTTAAGTACATGTAAGCCCACAAATCGCTTTGATCTTTTTCATCATCTATATTTGAGGGAGCAATATTTCCCAGGGAAGAATGAGGAGTGTTATTATAACTGTCAACAAAATTCTGTAATTTGTCTATATAACGATTAGTTCTTTCTTTCGTTAGAAATCGAAAAATATTTCGTTTCAGCGTCAAAATCACACGTTCAGCGAGACTGGCCTTAATTGTAGTGTTTAAAGCAAAATGGTGGTAGACATTCTTGCTCTTCAACAACCACTTTCGACCTGTAAAGGAAAATTCACCGCCTGAATCTGTCCTTAACTTCAAATATCTTTTGAAACGCTTTTAACACTTCATTCCCTGTTTTAGTTTTCAATGCTTCAAGCCATAGATATCGACTAAAACAATCAATAACGATTAACAAGTGTTGAAAATTGTCGTTTAAGGAAGAAATTGAACTTAAAGTTGCAAGGTTGGCGTCAAACATTTCCAATGGCTCTGTCACAATTATTCTGGGAGTCTTAAATCGTCTTCGAATGGGTTTTTGAAGCGTATAGTCATCCTTGCTTTGTAaccattttcttattttataaagtCCCGGAggattctttttctttttcttcaaaacCTCGTGAATCTTTTGCGGACCTGCATATGCTGCTCCATTCTGTAAATTATAGTAGACGTCTTCGATCAATTTGTCCTCTTTTGCAGATGTCATATTTGAACATTTGTTTTGCAAGACGATTAATTTTCGAAATACGTTCTTCACTCTTCCAACTAATAGAATACCAGTCTGGTGTACGAAGACGTAAAGAATATAGCAGGAATAAATGTTCTGGAATGTTTCTGCTGGATACATACTTCTTTCAAAAAATCATGATATAACTCTTCTAATGTaatatttagaattaaatcataaaaagttttatcttttttcacattttttacaaCGTAGTCAGCGTGAATAAATTCTAAAACATTGTCTAATTTCCTAGTTATCAAttcaacttcaacttcatccataaaaaaattggttttttttttttattcgaatgtAACATTAAGCGTGAAAGAAGACATAAACTTCTTTTATATCAGTGTTATGATTACATAATAAACATAAATATCTCTTCATTTGTGACATATTAATTATAaagatttgtttaataaaatctaCATAAAATCCATGCACTTCGTGTACCTACACCCATAAAACTAACACCTCAAAACACTGTATTTCCATCGCTTGGTATAGACTATAATGCGTGGGTTTTAATTACTCTTAGGGATGTAGTCCCGTTCACTTTGCATTGATTTTACGATTTCTTTATTACCCTTTGGAATGTGTCCCAGTATTAGCCTATTTATACTActcctgtaatagctgctcttcttgttccatttgaattaatagaaacaacactgtcgcctttcttgttctcatagaatcatatgatatgaacTCCATGATTTGTGAACGTcattcttaactgtcgtattagactgaccagtgcatatcgcgcatggcactttaaatgtattttagcgcgaaaattaacttacatttagctggatttattgccgacgtagttccatcttgtcgccttcgtacttttattcgatggcaagacgacgggattacgaggtcttcatgaagtcgtgttgccatcgtaagaccttcgggaagcttcgtgattcattcgtgtagatatcgtaatgtcaaaactgcccgatgaacacgatggaaacacgaatgcaatacgatgtccaaagatgcattcccggtgacattacgatggtgaggatggtgatacgaactcaatacgaaccctcaatatcggacgcaccttcggggattttttaacatgttaaaaaaattagaacccttcccgaagttgtccccgaaggctagaaaaagtggccgatggttaaagatggttaaagatggcactacgaatagcccgatctggatacgatcagtcccgattttgaaaatttccataatcgtgttgccatcggcgtaaaaatcgggacaatgtgacgcgggcataatgatatgatctttctaattttagagccaaataagattttttacccaatttcacggtctattgaacatggaaaatgattatgcaagtggggcattcgtgtactttggacacattcttgtttatgctATTTTTGTGTGATAGGTGTTTGAATAAATTCATTTCTAATTTCACCTCTCACTGAACTGTACgcatttcaaaacatttgaatacCTTCATTAAATGATATCACAAAGGATTTACAACAATGATACGGTATCTGAGTAAAAATTAGAGCAACAAAGAATATATTAATATGCTTACTGGTTCATTTTGTCTagaatgtaaacatttatttGGATTGTCTGCAGAAACAAACCAATGTACTCCTTTAATCATGTTTGCATCCTCTACAAATTACATAGGGTCAGAGTTTGAATTCCGCATTAATGATGTTAAATTGTGCTTttgtttcaccaacatattgcAGATACAAGTTTTAGAAGTAAGAACATACATGCTATTTTCTTCTTTACAATTATATGtatcaaataaacattttatttacttttgattgtTGCTCTGAGACTGTACTGACGTAAGTATCTCTGACGTTGGCGTCCTAAACGTACATTACATCACCGTGTTTCTACTGCATGGTTAATAAAGactcttgtttttcatttaaaatttcactTGAAGATCATTCAGGTTTCGAAAAGTCATACCTATATATAGATGCGATATTAAATCCACTTATTAGAAAGGGTAATATGCAATGAGATGTAATTGCTTTCGGACAATGAAATGAGACAACAAAAGGAATCATATATCACTGTAAAAATCGTGCTTAGAAATTAAACACTTGCGTTACATAGGAAAATCTTTCTGTCGTTAACTAGAGCAAAGTAAGGTTTGACTTAAGTTGCTTACTGAGTTGTCCCTAACGGTACTCTATTTTGCCTTCCGATGAACCGATTCGTTTTGCTTTAGTGATTTGACTGGATCGAAAGCTTATATAGAGAAGTTTTTATTTAGGTCACAACCGTTTGTAGAGAGAAACTGGATGGTGCTTGCCATTTTCTAATAGTATGGAAAAGTTGCGATTACCGCGTCTTTTAAACGTTGTTTTTCAAAAGACGCAATTTTTCGTATGCAATTGAAACTTAAAATGCTATTTTATAGAATGATGAACTTATTACAATGATCTCAAAACACTTCTTGTAGATGTTCTTCAGTATCGTTCCAATGTATACAGATGTTATCAgagacaaaatttataaaaaaaatatgcttttttttaaacgaataaatacacaaaatgaaaaaaaagattaatCATGTCCTTTCGTTTCAATGAAATCTTCTCGAAAAGTTAACACCTAGCTATAATTGTGCACCGATAATTTATCATAGTGTATTAAAGTGAAAAGACTGCACACTCATGTGACATGTGCAAATTACTTGAAGTAAATTTGTACAAAACCTTTCAGCTCAAAGCGGACAGACAGTAAATAAATAAGTATCAATCAACGAGTTTCTTGATCACACATCAAACGTTACTAAcaacttgagaaaaaaataatcattgggCCAAAACATATTAGATTGTTACATAACATGTCCTAATTACTCTAACAGATGTAAACTAATTtgtaaaatgtcaaataaatTTACTAACAAATAGTTTTTACTGCAAATATTATTGATGAAAAATGACATAGCAATCCATAGCCTATTTACTTCTGTGTCTATGTAGTAATATTATACATGCCAATTTATAAAGTATTTGTGCAGCAGATTTTTAAAGTACATGTGTGGGCGACAATGTTTGGAAGTGGGGAAGATTCATTTCTCACGAGGAGTTTGACTGGTTCCTTTTCCTTGATCTGTTGGTATGACTACGAAGGTATAACTCAAAATACTCGTATGGTTgctatgaaaaaaaacattacgaAGAGTAAACATGAAGAAGACATTCGATCAAAACAAGAATGATTTAAAGAATAATCCCTGATTCTTAAATTGCGGATTATTCGAAAGAATCTATATCTATCACAAAAGTTGAAAGAAATCATAGTGGCTCCTGTGAGCTTAAATCGCTATCCTGGTAATTATACCATTTATTTAAATGCTCCAGATAAAGTATGACAAATAATATCTTTCTGATACTTTAAAATTTCATGAAAGCAGGCACAGTTGTTCAGGGTagaatttctttgaaaattggtCAGTCAGAGTCAAAGATTACCTCTGGAAAACTTGTTTCATCCGAATGGAATCACATTAGGTTTAAATGTGGACGAGCTTCAATTCCACACATCATTTATGCGAAGTCTGTTTAAAATTTACTAATGTTTCAATGGAGCATCTGTGTCCCTTATACCATAGTTTTAACCCTTCCATCCCCAATAAACATACAATGAGCATCCAATGGAGAGGGTCTCCCAATCATCAATTTACGGCCATATAATGGTCATGCCTTTCAATCGATCGGTAAACCGTCTTTTGAATCCTTTGCAAAAAAAGTTACCATACTTCATCCACGATCAGTTTGGATAAAATATGCCGATTCGTTTCAATGAAACACATATGACACTTTTTTTTCGTATATTTTCAACGGAAACTATGTGCCACTGATATGCCACCAGATTTTTATTAAAGCGGTCCCATAACTTTGAAGAGCCCCCTCACCAAGAGTACATTGAAGTTTCAAGATTTTTTCCTTAAAGGTTAAACGAAGGAGATCCTTCAAGACTTGTCATTTGCTATCTCAACTCATTCAACCAATCggccaaataaattttaaacggacatttcttattttgttacagGTATCCGGTATATTTTAGGGGTGGTACATGCCGTGAAAAAACTGTATGACCTTGCACGTACCTAACGCGCGTTACCCGTACGCGTGCTTGctaaaatatcaatttaatcTCACGTCCAGTAAAGAGCATGTTAACACAATTATCAAATAAATTGATTCAAAATTTCTTTCATTATTTGACAATTTAGTTAGTTCAGGTGTATTCCATACTTCCATGTAAATGAAAATGATACTTTCGTGCGTCCGAAACACTTATCTGGATGTACCTTCAACAGGAATGCTTAAACTCCAAAAAATTGAAAACCAAGGCTACATTGTATGTATAAATACATTGAAATATCCGAGACTTTATGAACAAATggagtttagtttaaacatattttatttgcataagtagcaaaagggattggacacaagttataacaacattagagacgtcctctcccaatataaatataaacacaaagtacattagataatggcgaaaaaaagaaaaaaaaacatagtagtaatgcatgttcatgtaatacatacttcaaacaaaaattagaaataaaaagaaaaaaaaatacaatataataaggaataataatgaaacaactggactggagtgaaaggttgtaaagtagaaatttagaacgttaattgattgttttaaatctttgtgttattctgatataagattgtacggactcaaaaatgtctttgttttgctgaaaagaaaggtcaccgtcaccagctaacagaagctcaatggatatagcataacGTTCTAATtaagaaaacagtatttctcttgCTTCGTTGTGAAAAGCGCACTctaaaaaatagtgtatactatcctcaacagggtggccacagctgcatgccggatttgctttaatattaacacgatgtaaatctgaatttaaagaactgcacatatttctcaaacgtgtatgaatgatattaagttttctatccccacaactaaaataggaaggtggctgtatcaatttggacttcatctttcgtttaaaaatatttatatttttggacgtacgtatgtcgGGGGTAAGTCTATTCCATTCAATAGTAGTGGATGGGAAAAAAgattttctagttatgtctagtctataaccgggtactacataattattactgtttcgcaaatcgtagttagatacttgaccaacaaGCGGGGGCATTAAATCACAGAGATAATCAGGGGCAGTCCCATCATGTAaagaatagaacatattgagctttctggattttcttctgtccacaagcaattgccagccagtttcaaaatatatagcttcccgactagcaaacacgggcaacccagttactaacctccctgcttctaactgaacatg includes:
- the LOC139503977 gene encoding cell growth-regulating nucleolar protein-like — protein: MKRMESMKKELEKRDKASGNKNQEKAAKKKGDKRKVEEGDEEEVQTNKKSKKQKPNPFISDQAGEGTSGGWRQKKKILFSESSDEGGEEEEEEEEEDSDSI